Proteins encoded within one genomic window of Acidithiobacillus sp. AMEEHan:
- a CDS encoding MlaD family protein — protein sequence MSQSSSTPQAQNRKPRWPGLIWAVPVAALAIVAWLALRSYLDQGPSVTVKFPTTGGIKADHTSVKFRGVTVGQVTGTRLAKSLEEMFVTIRFDPYMAGHLGKGTRYWIAGKEVSFSDLSSLKSLIAGPYIGVDPHPGPTVHEVVGLSQEPVLKSEPKGLTLILQTDHFDVVQRAAPIFYRGMQIGEVRGKAQAPDGHGFRIYAFISQKYLHLINARSRFWNSGNIRFDLFGKDSGLHLPPSNAILSGAISVFTPESGKPATENMQFQLYPSAQAARWAPRSNAVSYQLVMPEGPKGLTSGAAVRLEGARVGTVTAVDMRYDPQHQALQTYVQLALEPQSIPLADAQWDEQNPRPQMDAMLRALITHGLRAELQQNPPLVGTPEISLVMLQHPKAATLAAGNPPRIPFVEGGSLAGTLAQVDGILREIHALPLPEIARNLEITTHKIATLSQSEKTQETLRHLAAATQHLNAILASGQQQLPETLQHLRAASAQAEQALQAADGLLAADGSAGNAPESTTLPRALYELSRAAASLRSLTNYLNSHPNALLIGK from the coding sequence ATGAGTCAGTCTTCGTCAACACCGCAAGCGCAGAATCGTAAACCTCGCTGGCCAGGTCTGATCTGGGCCGTGCCGGTCGCCGCACTGGCGATTGTCGCTTGGCTCGCCTTACGTAGTTATCTCGACCAAGGGCCGTCGGTTACCGTGAAGTTTCCTACCACTGGCGGGATCAAGGCCGATCATACATCGGTAAAATTTCGCGGAGTGACGGTTGGTCAGGTCACCGGTACACGACTGGCCAAGTCTTTGGAGGAGATGTTCGTAACCATCCGCTTCGACCCCTACATGGCCGGGCACCTGGGCAAGGGGACGCGCTACTGGATCGCCGGCAAGGAGGTCAGTTTCAGCGATCTGAGCTCCCTCAAGTCGCTCATCGCCGGACCCTATATTGGCGTGGACCCACACCCCGGCCCGACGGTGCACGAGGTGGTGGGATTGAGCCAGGAGCCGGTGCTCAAGAGTGAGCCGAAAGGTCTGACGCTCATTCTGCAAACTGATCATTTCGATGTCGTACAACGGGCAGCCCCCATTTTTTATCGGGGAATGCAGATCGGTGAGGTGCGCGGTAAGGCGCAGGCCCCGGATGGGCATGGCTTTCGGATTTATGCCTTCATCTCGCAAAAATATCTGCATCTGATCAATGCCCGCAGTCGTTTCTGGAACTCGGGCAACATTCGCTTCGATCTCTTTGGCAAAGATTCTGGCCTGCATCTACCGCCCAGCAACGCCATTCTCTCTGGCGCCATTTCGGTATTCACGCCGGAGTCGGGAAAGCCGGCTACGGAAAACATGCAATTCCAGCTCTATCCCAGCGCGCAGGCTGCGCGCTGGGCACCGCGCAGCAATGCCGTGTCTTACCAACTGGTGATGCCAGAAGGACCAAAGGGTCTGACCAGCGGGGCCGCCGTGCGCCTGGAAGGTGCTCGGGTGGGCACGGTTACCGCTGTCGACATGCGCTACGACCCGCAGCATCAGGCTCTGCAGACCTATGTGCAATTGGCGCTCGAGCCACAGAGCATCCCCCTGGCTGACGCCCAGTGGGATGAACAGAATCCGCGGCCCCAGATGGACGCGATGCTGCGCGCCCTGATCACTCATGGGCTGCGGGCCGAACTGCAGCAGAATCCACCCCTCGTCGGCACTCCAGAGATCTCCCTGGTCATGCTCCAGCACCCGAAAGCGGCGACTTTAGCCGCTGGCAATCCACCTCGGATTCCTTTCGTGGAAGGCGGGAGTCTGGCCGGTACGCTGGCTCAGGTCGATGGCATCCTGCGGGAAATCCATGCGCTACCCCTACCGGAAATTGCCCGGAACTTGGAGATCACGACCCATAAAATCGCCACCCTCAGCCAATCGGAAAAAACGCAGGAGACGCTCCGCCATCTTGCCGCGGCGACTCAGCACCTGAATGCCATTCTGGCGTCCGGCCAACAGCAGTTACCCGAAACACTGCAGCATTTGCGCGCCGCGAGTGCGCAGGCTGAGCAGGCCCTACAGGCTGCAGACGGTCTATTGGCAGCCGATGGCAGCGCCGGTAATGCACCGGAATCCACCACCCTGCCGCGTGCGCTGTACGAACTCAGTCGCGCCGCTGCCTCGCTGCGTTCCCTGACTAACTATCTCAACAGCCACCCCAACGCCCTATTGATCGGGAAATGA
- the radA gene encoding DNA repair protein RadA, with the protein MSRERSLYVCQTCGASSPKWMGRCGECGAWNSLVEERAAPASKGSRGSSAYAVASPPQRLAAVPITTIRRQSTGLQELDRVLGGGIVPGAAILLGGEPGIGKSTLLLQGAAGMAQNDSVLYVTGEESAAQLALRAQRLGIGDLAIEVLAENHLESIEAQTAQQRPRVLLIDSIQTLFSENLQSAPGSVAQVRECAARLVRLAKTQDISLWMVGHVTKEGAIAGPRVLEHMVDTVLYFEGEAGSPYRIVRAIKNRFGAANELGVFEMQEKGLEEISNPSRLFLSQHQRPVPGSIVLPTQEGSRSLLVEVQALVTPSPLANPRRVALGLDPNRLSLLLAILHRHGGSFLFDQDVFVNIAGGVRVLEPAADLAVALAVLSAFRNEPVEEGLVAFGELGLAGELRPVAHAESRLRESEKLGFEHAVLPQGKIPSSAIRLHSARSLADAVQSAFGH; encoded by the coding sequence GTGAGTCGAGAGCGCAGTCTCTACGTCTGCCAGACCTGCGGCGCCAGCAGCCCGAAATGGATGGGACGCTGTGGGGAATGTGGCGCCTGGAACAGCCTGGTGGAAGAGCGGGCAGCGCCGGCATCCAAAGGTAGCCGCGGCAGCAGTGCCTACGCCGTGGCCAGCCCGCCGCAACGCCTGGCTGCCGTGCCCATTACCACCATCCGCCGACAAAGTACCGGCCTGCAGGAGCTCGATCGCGTCCTGGGCGGCGGTATCGTGCCCGGGGCAGCGATCCTCTTGGGGGGAGAACCCGGCATCGGCAAATCGACCTTATTGTTGCAGGGCGCCGCCGGCATGGCGCAAAACGACTCGGTGTTATACGTGACCGGCGAAGAATCGGCCGCGCAGCTTGCCCTGCGTGCCCAGCGACTGGGAATCGGCGATCTCGCCATCGAGGTCCTAGCCGAAAATCATCTGGAAAGCATCGAGGCACAGACTGCCCAGCAAAGACCACGGGTATTGTTGATCGACTCCATCCAGACCCTGTTCAGCGAAAATCTCCAGTCGGCGCCGGGCTCCGTCGCCCAGGTACGAGAATGCGCGGCGCGCCTGGTACGTCTCGCGAAAACCCAGGATATCAGCCTGTGGATGGTGGGACACGTGACCAAGGAGGGGGCGATTGCCGGCCCTCGGGTACTGGAACACATGGTCGATACGGTACTGTATTTTGAAGGGGAAGCCGGTAGCCCCTATCGTATCGTGCGGGCCATCAAGAATCGCTTCGGCGCCGCCAATGAACTCGGCGTCTTCGAAATGCAGGAAAAGGGCCTGGAGGAAATCAGCAATCCCTCTCGTCTTTTTCTGAGTCAACACCAAAGGCCGGTTCCCGGCAGCATCGTGCTCCCCACTCAGGAAGGCAGCCGCAGCCTGCTGGTGGAGGTACAGGCGCTGGTCACTCCCAGCCCCCTGGCCAATCCGCGCCGGGTCGCGCTGGGGCTCGATCCCAATCGATTGTCCCTACTGCTCGCCATCCTGCATCGCCATGGTGGAAGTTTCTTGTTTGACCAGGATGTCTTCGTCAACATTGCCGGTGGAGTGCGCGTACTGGAACCGGCCGCCGATCTGGCCGTCGCTCTAGCGGTACTCAGCGCCTTTCGCAACGAACCGGTAGAAGAAGGCTTGGTGGCCTTTGGCGAATTGGGTCTGGCGGGGGAGTTGCGTCCCGTGGCCCACGCCGAGAGCCGCCTGCGCGAGAGCGAGAAACTCGGATTCGAGCACGCCGTCCTGCCCCAAGGCAAGATACCCTCCAGCGCCATTCGCCTGCATTCCGCCCGCTCCCTGGCCGACGCGGTACAATCGGCCTTTGGACACTAG
- the tnpB gene encoding IS66 family insertion sequence element accessory protein TnpB (TnpB, as the term is used for proteins encoded by IS66 family insertion elements, is considered an accessory protein, since TnpC, encoded by a neighboring gene, is a DDE family transposase.) encodes MFFPEGRIRVFVCRVPVDMRKSFDGLSALVRQFLGQDPLSGHCFVFVNRRATQMKVIYWDRTGYCLWAKRLERGQFWSWQRPPAGELDWTGLKLLLEGLEVAKTRRRYQRQVPEKLAETGS; translated from the coding sequence ATGTTTTTTCCCGAGGGGCGCATCCGGGTCTTCGTCTGCCGGGTACCGGTAGACATGCGCAAGTCTTTTGACGGGCTGTCGGCTTTGGTGCGGCAGTTCCTGGGGCAGGATCCCTTGTCTGGGCACTGTTTCGTCTTCGTGAACCGCCGCGCCACGCAGATGAAGGTGATCTACTGGGATCGCACAGGGTATTGCCTCTGGGCCAAGCGCCTGGAGCGCGGCCAATTCTGGAGCTGGCAGCGACCTCCAGCGGGGGAGTTGGATTGGACCGGTTTGAAACTCCTGCTCGAGGGCCTCGAAGTGGCCAAAACACGCCGTCGCTATCAGCGCCAAGTCCCCGAAAAACTGGCGGAAACTGGGAGTTAG
- a CDS encoding lysylphosphatidylglycerol synthase transmembrane domain-containing protein — MNINLRFWLLLLLAIAISLLPIWYFMNGQAIHLISEIHLQLLLGLTALMLLSWLAEALRLHLICAGVALRIPLRSALPLVMAAEFAGAATPAASGMGAAYLVFLYRRGLNIGTAAAVLLAIAITDLLFLIAIFLFSLLYLLCFQNSLPDVRIILWLASLSFGTTALLFAIWHFQRRRIIRGIDRRFLRFSWYQRYRQRIALFFSRFLKALELLRALPWRQRGKIFLSAAGYWTPRYLVLWALMQYVGGQVSVPYIVVSQTLLNLTSQLSFLPGGAGSVGAAYGLLFGASLSQADIAFSLLGWRLFTYYWYLFLGMPWFFYEWGWGKEHPGKHQRKSV; from the coding sequence ATGAACATCAACCTGCGTTTCTGGCTGCTTCTCCTCCTCGCCATCGCTATCTCCCTGCTGCCGATTTGGTATTTCATGAATGGCCAGGCCATCCACCTGATCAGCGAGATACATCTGCAGCTACTCCTGGGACTGACGGCCCTGATGCTTTTGAGCTGGCTGGCCGAGGCTCTGCGCCTGCATCTGATCTGCGCCGGCGTGGCGCTGCGCATCCCTCTACGGAGTGCCCTGCCGCTGGTCATGGCTGCCGAATTTGCTGGGGCGGCAACGCCGGCAGCCTCCGGCATGGGGGCCGCCTACCTTGTCTTTCTCTACCGGCGCGGCCTCAACATTGGTACGGCAGCGGCAGTTCTGCTCGCTATCGCCATCACTGATCTTCTCTTCCTGATTGCCATCTTTCTTTTTTCCTTGCTGTATCTTCTCTGTTTCCAGAACTCTTTGCCTGACGTGCGCATCATTCTCTGGCTGGCATCGCTCAGCTTTGGCACCACAGCTCTCTTATTTGCGATCTGGCATTTCCAGCGTCGACGTATCATTCGCGGCATCGATCGCCGATTTTTGCGCTTCTCCTGGTATCAACGCTACCGGCAACGCATTGCGCTGTTCTTTTCGCGTTTTCTGAAGGCCCTGGAGTTGCTGCGCGCACTCCCTTGGCGACAACGGGGGAAAATCTTTCTGAGTGCCGCCGGCTACTGGACACCACGCTATCTGGTCCTCTGGGCGTTGATGCAGTATGTTGGTGGTCAGGTCAGTGTGCCGTACATCGTGGTCAGTCAGACTTTACTCAACCTGACCTCGCAGCTGAGTTTCCTGCCCGGTGGTGCAGGCAGCGTCGGTGCAGCCTACGGTCTGCTCTTCGGCGCCAGCCTGTCCCAGGCCGATATTGCTTTTAGTCTCCTCGGTTGGCGTCTTTTCACCTATTACTGGTATCTCTTTCTCGGCATGCCGTGGTTCTTTTATGAGTGGGGCTGGGGCAAAGAGCATCCCGGCAAACATCAACGGAAAAGCGTATAA
- a CDS encoding EAL domain-containing protein, whose translation MLATQYPQRKNAAERSLTSVLGLTKGLHIDLVAEGVESDAIRDALMEMGVRYFQGYAIARPMPMPILQEFLDRSLQDRGSIPASFLGLYAQHISHFDILEKTLGLHPEIVDFQAMANAHACPEERRLEQLGLAPDATLMTLHQEYHALIGCLRTENGRVRDADWAAVEDCHRRFSTALLDAVCLHAQPA comes from the coding sequence ATGCTGGCAACACAATACCCTCAACGAAAGAACGCCGCGGAGCGATCGCTTACGTCGGTCTTGGGCTTGACCAAGGGTTTGCACATCGATCTCGTGGCCGAAGGGGTGGAAAGTGATGCGATTCGCGATGCCTTGATGGAGATGGGGGTACGGTATTTTCAGGGGTATGCCATCGCTCGTCCGATGCCGATGCCTATATTGCAGGAGTTTCTGGATCGAAGCCTGCAGGATAGGGGCAGTATTCCAGCAAGTTTTCTGGGGCTATACGCTCAGCACATCTCTCATTTCGATATTCTCGAAAAGACGCTGGGGCTGCATCCCGAAATCGTTGATTTCCAGGCAATGGCGAACGCGCACGCCTGTCCCGAGGAGCGTCGACTGGAACAGTTGGGGCTTGCTCCGGATGCCACGTTGATGACTTTGCACCAAGAGTATCATGCCTTGATTGGCTGTTTGCGGACAGAAAATGGAAGAGTGCGAGATGCCGACTGGGCGGCCGTGGAGGACTGCCATCGGCGTTTCTCTACGGCCCTGCTCGACGCTGTCTGCTTGCATGCACAACCGGCCTGA
- the alr gene encoding alanine racemase has protein sequence MSRPNQVEISVSALAHNLAVARRAAPHARVMGAIKANAYGHGAALVATLLAEAGIDAFAVASIEEAEELRNLQLRPRCTALAGPFSAGEIPLAAAHGHRLVLQNFAQVAWLREKRWQEPLELFVKFDSGMHRLGFSRDELAQVFFQLLGGVGGPLRILGLLSHLARADTPEDPYNAEQIRAFHAACADFGLHTAGQHSLPNSAAILAMPAAITPWIRPGLLLYGLAPIHGRSAADLDLQPVLRWQSEIIAVRQLRAGDWLGYGPSWQSPRDCRVGVIACGYGDGLDRRLGLQEAPILVNGQWSHLLGRISMDLAFVALDGITADIGDPVQILGGPELPLEDCAERLGTIPYEIGTRIAQRVPRLRVP, from the coding sequence ATGAGTCGCCCCAACCAAGTAGAAATCTCTGTCTCTGCGCTGGCCCACAATCTGGCTGTGGCGCGCCGTGCCGCGCCCCACGCTCGGGTAATGGGCGCCATCAAGGCCAATGCCTACGGTCACGGCGCGGCTCTGGTCGCCACGCTTCTGGCGGAAGCCGGCATCGACGCCTTTGCCGTGGCCAGTATCGAAGAGGCCGAGGAACTCCGGAACTTGCAGCTCCGCCCCCGTTGCACCGCCCTGGCCGGTCCCTTTTCTGCAGGGGAGATTCCCCTGGCAGCAGCGCATGGTCACCGCTTGGTATTGCAAAATTTTGCCCAAGTCGCCTGGTTGCGGGAGAAGCGCTGGCAGGAGCCGCTGGAGCTTTTCGTCAAATTCGACAGCGGTATGCATCGGCTCGGCTTTTCCCGGGACGAGCTGGCGCAGGTATTTTTCCAACTGCTCGGCGGGGTCGGCGGACCTCTGCGGATTCTGGGCCTGCTGAGTCATCTGGCCCGCGCCGATACCCCAGAAGATCCCTACAATGCCGAACAGATCCGTGCCTTCCATGCGGCTTGCGCGGACTTCGGTCTGCACACTGCCGGGCAGCACTCTCTGCCCAACTCGGCGGCCATACTCGCCATGCCGGCGGCGATCACTCCCTGGATTCGGCCGGGCTTGCTGCTCTATGGCTTGGCACCCATCCACGGACGTAGCGCCGCCGACCTGGATCTGCAGCCCGTCTTACGTTGGCAGAGCGAGATCATCGCCGTTCGCCAGTTGCGCGCCGGGGACTGGCTGGGCTATGGCCCGAGCTGGCAAAGCCCGCGGGACTGCCGCGTGGGAGTGATTGCCTGCGGCTACGGCGATGGATTGGACCGCCGCCTGGGACTGCAAGAGGCCCCCATTCTGGTGAACGGGCAGTGGAGTCATTTGCTCGGCCGGATCAGCATGGATCTCGCCTTTGTCGCGCTGGATGGAATCACTGCCGATATCGGCGATCCAGTGCAAATCCTTGGCGGGCCAGAACTCCCTCTGGAAGACTGCGCCGAACGCCTTGGCACCATCCCTTATGAAATCGGAACCCGCATCGCCCAGCGGGTACCCAGGCTGCGCGTGCCGTGA
- a CDS encoding diguanylate cyclase: protein MLGLSCNPVVPEAADAAFPLVESLCLLGERIVPGALATVMLLGLEGELRLYAGPSLPEGLRERFDGLRVIEGNGSCVSAVLSGEKVLVHNATEDERWLRLRELAHSLQIRACWSAPIRDPLGQAVGSFALTSFRVGTPTPEQERLLEGIAAVVAQILFQTPVDGRDRSFAAALRSISEGVLLTDAEQNILYFNNAFAQMTGYGLAELIGKNCRILQGPKTSAETIARIRQHLDAGQSYSGEILNYRKDGSSFWNQLSINPIRDHQGQVVQFVSVQRDVSVERQQREALRLSAQVFEAQEGIMITDAQQRIVRVNQAFTRLTGYAESDVLGLTPQILHSGLQNGNFYELMWEKLQRDGEWRGEIWNRRKNGELLPEFLQIRAVRDNAGEVTNYIGYFHDLTHQKAREAELEKMALHDPLTGLMNRRGLEEELPRARARADRSERLLALVVLDLDDFKEVNDRIGHDLGDAMLQRLAQRLQDSLRHSDCVVRIGGDEFILLLEGLRDIDQLESVLRKVNLAVEKPLVLESGEQIHLQVSMGVSIYPLSANSNLELLLREADQAMFESKRNKGIRNAPWAFWSADESVQSLYPLRMLFRAGGLRSWYQPIWDQRRKQIVGLEALARLVDEDGKVWGPGDFLGQLTERDVFCLTEQMLRQAIVDLQALEREGRVYWVSVNIDPRVLGTACMGAIKKIVDDFRVDPARITLEILESHDFIDRQIAMDHLLDLKVMGFRLALDDIGSGYSSLLRLKELPVDKAKLDQGFVRCLEDRPQDLRFVQSVCNRSPRGVLYAGLRT from the coding sequence CTTCGACGGCTTGCGCGTGATCGAAGGCAACGGCTCCTGTGTCAGCGCCGTTCTGAGCGGTGAGAAAGTTTTGGTGCACAACGCAACCGAGGACGAGCGTTGGCTGCGGCTACGCGAACTTGCCCATTCGTTACAGATCCGCGCCTGCTGGTCGGCACCGATTCGGGATCCTCTTGGCCAGGCAGTTGGCAGCTTTGCACTCACCAGTTTTCGGGTGGGTACGCCGACACCAGAGCAGGAGAGATTGCTGGAGGGAATTGCTGCAGTAGTCGCGCAAATCCTCTTCCAGACCCCAGTAGACGGACGTGATCGTAGCTTTGCCGCGGCATTGCGTTCGATCAGTGAGGGCGTATTGCTGACGGATGCAGAGCAAAACATTCTGTATTTCAACAACGCATTTGCGCAGATGACGGGCTACGGTCTGGCCGAATTGATCGGCAAGAATTGCCGCATATTACAGGGGCCCAAGACCTCAGCCGAAACCATTGCGCGTATACGCCAGCACCTGGATGCAGGGCAGTCTTACAGCGGAGAAATTCTCAATTATCGCAAAGATGGCAGTTCCTTCTGGAACCAACTGTCGATCAATCCAATACGCGACCATCAGGGGCAGGTGGTTCAGTTTGTGAGTGTGCAGCGGGATGTCAGCGTGGAGCGCCAGCAGCGCGAGGCGCTGCGCCTTTCCGCGCAAGTATTCGAGGCCCAGGAAGGCATCATGATCACTGATGCGCAACAGCGCATCGTGCGCGTGAACCAGGCATTTACGCGGCTGACCGGTTATGCCGAAAGCGATGTTTTGGGACTGACGCCGCAGATTCTGCACTCCGGGTTGCAGAACGGCAATTTCTATGAGCTGATGTGGGAAAAGCTGCAGCGGGATGGCGAGTGGCGAGGAGAAATCTGGAATCGTCGCAAAAATGGTGAATTGCTCCCCGAATTTCTCCAGATTCGAGCGGTACGTGACAATGCGGGAGAAGTAACCAACTATATTGGCTATTTCCATGATCTTACCCACCAGAAAGCACGTGAGGCGGAGCTGGAGAAAATGGCGCTGCACGATCCGTTGACCGGCCTGATGAACCGACGTGGGCTGGAAGAGGAATTACCCCGAGCGCGCGCCCGGGCAGATCGCAGTGAACGCCTCTTGGCCTTGGTCGTGCTCGATCTGGACGACTTCAAGGAAGTCAACGATCGCATCGGACACGACCTGGGTGACGCCATGTTGCAGCGGCTCGCGCAGCGTTTGCAGGATTCGTTGCGGCACTCGGATTGCGTTGTCCGAATCGGTGGTGACGAGTTTATCCTGCTGCTCGAAGGGTTGCGCGATATTGACCAGCTCGAGAGTGTGTTGCGCAAGGTCAATCTTGCGGTGGAAAAACCATTGGTTCTGGAATCAGGTGAGCAGATTCATCTTCAGGTGAGCATGGGAGTGAGTATTTACCCACTCTCTGCCAACAGTAACCTCGAGCTGCTGCTGCGAGAAGCCGACCAGGCGATGTTCGAATCCAAACGGAACAAGGGAATTCGGAATGCACCGTGGGCATTCTGGAGCGCGGACGAAAGCGTCCAGAGCTTGTATCCGCTGCGGATGCTCTTTCGTGCCGGCGGGCTGCGAAGCTGGTACCAGCCGATTTGGGATCAACGACGTAAACAGATCGTTGGCTTGGAGGCACTGGCGCGCTTGGTGGACGAGGACGGCAAGGTCTGGGGGCCGGGTGACTTCCTGGGTCAGCTTACCGAAAGAGATGTCTTTTGTTTGACAGAGCAGATGCTGCGACAGGCGATCGTCGATTTGCAGGCCCTCGAGCGAGAGGGACGGGTATACTGGGTATCGGTCAACATCGATCCGCGGGTACTGGGTACTGCCTGCATGGGGGCGATAAAAAAGATTGTCGATGATTTCCGCGTCGATCCCGCGCGAATCACTTTGGAGATTTTGGAAAGTCACGACTTCATCGACCGCCAGATAGCGATGGATCACCTCCTCGATTTGAAGGTGATGGGTTTTCGCCTGGCGCTGGATGATATTGGCAGTGGATATTCTTCCCTCTTGCGTCTGAAAGAGTTGCCGGTCGATAAGGCAAAGCTGGATCAGGGCTTTGTGCGTTGTCTGGAGGATCGCCCCCAGGATCTGCGTTTTGTGCAGTCGGTCTGTAACCGGTCTCCCCGCGGCGTTCTTTATGCGGGCTTGCGGACGTGA
- a CDS encoding PqiC family protein, producing the protein MAWIRLCFLLVFTLLLSACASTPTQYLSLRAQGSPLPNQPLVERHRLLIVDHVQMPASIDRLYLTRRSGDNGMEVSGHVRWIAPLGGMTQRVLTEDLRRRLSDVTVLLAGSPVPDDAQPTHLRVQVQEFLPTGNGHVLLDADYFLLNAAGHVEYAGHFHHRVHADSSATAQAQAMSTCIAELAQDIARHLPAEYRANSL; encoded by the coding sequence ATGGCCTGGATCCGTCTCTGTTTTCTTCTTGTTTTCACGCTACTCCTCAGTGCCTGCGCCAGCACCCCAACGCAGTACCTGAGCTTGCGTGCGCAAGGTTCGCCCCTACCCAATCAGCCACTGGTAGAGAGGCACCGCCTGTTGATCGTCGATCACGTACAGATGCCTGCCAGTATCGATCGCCTCTACCTTACCCGCCGTAGCGGCGACAATGGCATGGAGGTATCCGGGCATGTGCGCTGGATTGCCCCCTTGGGAGGCATGACGCAGCGCGTGTTGACGGAAGATCTGCGCCGGCGCCTAAGCGATGTTACCGTGCTGCTTGCCGGTTCTCCGGTACCCGACGATGCGCAACCCACGCATCTACGGGTGCAGGTCCAGGAATTTCTGCCGACGGGCAACGGTCACGTTCTGCTCGATGCCGATTACTTCCTGCTCAATGCCGCTGGCCATGTCGAATATGCTGGACATTTTCATCACCGCGTTCACGCTGATTCGTCCGCAACTGCGCAGGCACAGGCCATGAGCACCTGTATCGCAGAATTGGCACAGGACATCGCGCGACACCTCCCAGCAGAATACCGCGCGAATAGCCTTTAG
- a CDS encoding IS66 family transposase, which translates to METETSSLPRNYPEALAAWQLQVLLNQSLREEFQAQIQGLQAQLDWFRRQLFGPKSERRLPPPPIEQLSLGEIFEAQEKQPVPTRTVAAHTRTVAKRPEEKAESLPFFDESRLPVETIVLPAPETQGLDPSAYEIIDTKISYRLAQEPASYVVLKYERPVVKLRDSGKITQAPAPAAVLEGGRADVSLLAGILIDKFLYHLPLYRQHQRMTQQGLRVSRSWLTDLVQRSIFLLAPIYAAQFESIRQSRVLTMDETPIKAGLSGKGKMHRGYFWPVFGDAQEICFPYAATRGTVHIEELLGKLPPGTVLLSDGYAAYARFQKENEGLVHAQCWAHSRREFVKAEAHEPERVAEALRQIREFYRIEEEIQEKQLTGQAKREYRRRHTLPLVTAFFHWVEQQLQDIALLPSNLFTKALAYVHSRKGPLQVFLEDPDVPIDSNHIERQIRPIPLGRKNWLFCWTELGAEYLGIIQSLLSTCRLQGVDPYDYLVDVLQRVATHPAKDVAQLTPRLWKEHFAANPLRSPLYHVRKPA; encoded by the coding sequence ATGGAAACAGAGACTTCCTCGCTCCCACGCAACTACCCCGAAGCCCTCGCCGCTTGGCAATTGCAGGTGCTCCTCAACCAGTCCCTGCGGGAAGAATTTCAGGCACAGATCCAAGGTCTTCAAGCCCAGCTGGATTGGTTTCGCCGCCAGCTCTTCGGACCCAAGAGCGAGCGCCGTCTTCCGCCTCCTCCCATAGAGCAGCTCAGTCTCGGCGAGATCTTCGAGGCGCAGGAAAAACAGCCGGTTCCTACCCGTACCGTCGCTGCCCATACCCGCACGGTGGCCAAGCGCCCCGAGGAGAAGGCAGAGAGCCTGCCCTTCTTCGACGAATCGCGCCTGCCGGTCGAAACCATCGTGCTGCCGGCTCCCGAGACCCAGGGGCTGGACCCTTCGGCCTATGAGATCATCGACACCAAGATCAGCTATCGCTTGGCCCAAGAGCCCGCCAGCTATGTAGTTCTCAAATACGAGCGGCCCGTAGTGAAACTGCGCGACTCCGGAAAGATCACCCAGGCCCCGGCGCCTGCCGCGGTCTTGGAGGGTGGTCGGGCTGACGTCAGTCTCCTGGCGGGAATCCTGATCGACAAATTCCTCTACCATCTGCCCTTGTATCGGCAACATCAGCGCATGACCCAGCAGGGGCTGCGGGTGAGCCGCTCCTGGCTCACGGACTTGGTGCAACGCTCCATCTTCCTGCTTGCACCGATTTATGCGGCGCAGTTCGAGAGCATTCGCCAATCGCGGGTGCTGACCATGGATGAAACCCCCATCAAGGCCGGATTGTCAGGGAAGGGCAAGATGCACCGAGGGTATTTCTGGCCCGTCTTTGGCGATGCCCAGGAGATCTGCTTTCCCTATGCCGCCACCCGGGGCACGGTCCACATCGAAGAGCTACTCGGCAAGCTGCCGCCGGGCACCGTACTCCTGAGCGATGGCTATGCCGCCTATGCCCGGTTCCAGAAAGAGAACGAAGGGCTAGTCCATGCCCAGTGCTGGGCGCATAGCCGCAGAGAATTCGTCAAGGCCGAGGCCCATGAGCCCGAGCGGGTGGCCGAAGCCCTCCGGCAGATCCGGGAGTTCTATCGCATCGAGGAAGAAATCCAGGAGAAACAACTCACCGGGCAGGCCAAGCGGGAATACCGCAGACGACATACCCTGCCGCTGGTGACAGCCTTCTTCCACTGGGTAGAGCAACAGCTCCAGGACATCGCCCTGCTACCGAGCAACCTCTTCACCAAGGCCTTGGCCTATGTCCATAGCCGCAAAGGTCCGCTCCAAGTCTTTCTGGAAGATCCCGACGTACCCATAGACAGCAACCACATCGAACGACAGATCCGACCGATTCCCCTGGGCCGGAAGAACTGGCTCTTTTGCTGGACCGAGTTGGGCGCCGAGTATCTCGGGATCATCCAGAGCCTGCTCAGTACCTGCCGGCTTCAGGGGGTGGACCCGTACGACTACCTCGTCGATGTCCTGCAACGGGTGGCCACCCACCCCGCCAAGGACGTGGCGCAGCTCACCCCAAGACTCTGGAAAGAGCACTTCGCCGCCAACCCCCTGCGTTCTCCGCTGTATCACGTCCGCAAGCCCGCATAA